A genomic stretch from Algoriphagus halophilus includes:
- a CDS encoding PIG-L family deacetylase — protein sequence MRAFALILVLFSFKISNAQSVSSSLLYQKLQQIKETRRVLYVAAHPDDENTRLISYLSNGENLQVAYLSMTRGDGGQNLIGKELGVELGQIRTQELLQARKTDGGRQYFSRAIDFGYTKTPNETFQNWERKEVLSDVVWVIRNFQPDIIITRFNTIPGGGNHGQHTTSAILAGEALSIAGDPTVFPEQLQYVDPWKPKRVFWNTYNFRGEFEKVEGEQYFEFPTGDYNPLLGETYSQIAADSRTMHKSQGFGSTPRNGGALDHIQFVAGEPAENSAFDGVINRWETLPGGQEIEALIDQALASFDFKNPQNNLDKLLAIKKKLTGLSDPAIWVKEKLKSIDELIISSLGIEAEWIVNQELGYPGEEITTTLEVTNPSDGHLKVLSFENIAGVNRIDKNLDYNVLMEVDQQIVLPSDVPLSQPYWLKEPTDGALYEVKNQLDIGKPFDDNQLQGILTLEYKGNPISISLPLTYKYNSRVDGEVNQPFTVVPKIDLSVSKENVILVDGVDQDFSVTVHFSDELEEGELTFENLEKSQYSITSVETNELNKEKVYQVLFTLGSNQKLTVTANYVTESGEVYNQTTNRISYSHIPNLTYFSPSSINLIKADWEISGDKIGYIEGAGDDVPSVLSSLGYQVATIGSTDYSLDYLSQFKAVVVGIRAYNTNTDLIENQKILMDYVAQGGNVIVQYNTTGGLLSEDMGPYPFQLSRDRVTVENSPFKADWSHPILAGPNKIEEADFEGWVQERGLYFVTDISEQYSTPLQFQDPDEPFMNGSLIYAEYGKGHYVYTGISFFRELPAGVPGAIKLFINLIEQ from the coding sequence ATGCGTGCTTTTGCACTGATCTTAGTTCTATTTTCTTTCAAGATTTCTAATGCACAGTCCGTTTCCTCCTCACTGCTTTATCAGAAATTGCAGCAGATAAAAGAAACGAGACGGGTATTGTATGTTGCCGCACATCCTGATGATGAAAATACACGATTGATCTCTTACCTCTCAAATGGGGAAAATTTGCAGGTAGCCTATTTAAGTATGACTAGGGGAGACGGAGGTCAAAATTTAATTGGGAAGGAATTGGGAGTGGAACTCGGGCAGATTCGAACCCAAGAGTTACTGCAGGCTCGAAAAACAGATGGGGGACGCCAATACTTTTCCAGAGCCATTGATTTTGGATATACAAAAACTCCAAATGAAACTTTTCAAAACTGGGAAAGAAAGGAAGTTCTTTCTGATGTAGTATGGGTGATTAGAAATTTTCAGCCAGATATTATTATTACTCGATTCAATACCATTCCAGGTGGTGGGAATCATGGTCAACATACTACTTCCGCAATTTTAGCAGGAGAGGCTCTTTCAATAGCAGGCGACCCTACTGTATTCCCTGAACAACTTCAATACGTTGATCCTTGGAAGCCCAAAAGGGTATTTTGGAATACCTATAATTTCCGAGGAGAATTTGAAAAAGTAGAAGGCGAGCAATACTTTGAGTTTCCTACAGGAGATTACAATCCATTGTTGGGTGAGACCTACAGCCAAATTGCTGCAGATAGTCGCACCATGCACAAATCTCAAGGGTTTGGAAGTACTCCAAGAAATGGAGGAGCATTGGATCACATACAGTTTGTAGCAGGTGAACCAGCAGAGAACTCTGCTTTTGACGGGGTAATCAACCGTTGGGAAACGCTCCCAGGTGGTCAGGAAATTGAAGCGTTAATCGATCAAGCTTTAGCTTCCTTTGATTTTAAAAACCCTCAAAACAATCTTGATAAATTACTGGCCATTAAAAAGAAATTGACAGGTCTTTCTGACCCAGCTATTTGGGTGAAGGAGAAACTGAAGAGTATTGATGAGTTGATTATATCTTCATTAGGAATAGAAGCTGAATGGATCGTAAATCAAGAGTTAGGGTATCCAGGAGAGGAGATCACCACCACTTTAGAAGTTACTAACCCATCAGATGGTCATTTAAAAGTCCTTTCATTTGAGAATATTGCTGGGGTAAATCGAATTGATAAAAATCTGGATTACAATGTGCTAATGGAGGTAGATCAGCAGATTGTCCTTCCTTCAGATGTCCCTCTTTCCCAACCTTATTGGTTAAAAGAACCAACCGATGGAGCACTTTATGAGGTAAAGAATCAACTTGATATTGGAAAGCCCTTTGATGACAATCAGCTCCAAGGAATTTTGACTTTGGAATACAAAGGGAATCCAATTTCCATAAGCCTTCCCTTAACCTATAAATACAATAGCAGGGTAGATGGAGAAGTAAATCAACCTTTCACGGTGGTTCCAAAAATTGACCTATCTGTGTCCAAAGAAAATGTCATTTTGGTGGACGGGGTAGATCAGGATTTTTCAGTGACAGTTCATTTTTCGGATGAATTGGAAGAAGGAGAATTGACGTTTGAAAATCTGGAGAAGAGTCAATATTCCATCACTTCGGTAGAAACCAATGAATTGAATAAAGAGAAAGTATACCAGGTATTGTTTACGTTGGGGAGCAATCAGAAATTGACTGTGACGGCTAATTATGTCACTGAATCGGGTGAGGTTTATAATCAAACAACGAATCGAATTTCTTATAGTCATATTCCCAACTTGACCTACTTTAGCCCTTCTTCAATTAATTTGATTAAAGCAGATTGGGAAATATCCGGAGATAAAATTGGCTATATTGAAGGTGCTGGTGATGATGTACCTAGTGTGTTAAGTTCTTTGGGATACCAAGTCGCTACGATTGGTTCAACTGATTATTCTTTGGATTATTTAAGCCAGTTCAAAGCGGTAGTCGTTGGAATTCGAGCCTATAATACCAATACTGATTTAATTGAAAATCAGAAGATATTGATGGACTATGTCGCCCAAGGCGGTAATGTGATCGTTCAATACAATACCACCGGTGGATTGTTATCTGAAGATATGGGGCCTTATCCATTCCAGTTGAGTAGAGATCGGGTTACTGTAGAGAATTCTCCTTTCAAGGCAGACTGGAGCCACCCTATACTAGCTGGTCCTAATAAGATAGAGGAAGCTGATTTTGAAGGTTGGGTTCAGGAAAGAGGCTTGTATTTTGTGACCGATATTTCAGAGCAATACAGCACTCCTTTGCAATTTCAAGATCCGGATGAACCCTTTATGAATGGCTCACTGATCTATGCAGAATATGGAAAAGGGCATTATGTGTATACGGGAATTTCCTTTTTCAGGGAATTACCAGCTGGGGTTCCAGGTGCAATAAAATTATTCATAAACTTAATCGAACAATAG
- a CDS encoding sodium:solute symporter, translating to MSLIDWIVLFGTLGTIAAYGVYKTYQQNSLDSYLRGKHSMNWWTIGLSIMATQASAITFLSTPGQAYEDGMRFIQFYFGLPLAMIIISVSFIPIYYKLKVYTAYEYLENRFDLKTRTLAALLFIIQRGLAAGITIYAPAIILSTLLGWNLTWTNILIGTLVIAYTVSGGTEAVSITQKQQMAVMMGGMILAGIIVIQMLPISFQEAMHVAGKMDRLNMVNFEFDLADRYNVWSGMTAAVFLFLSYFGTDQSQVQRYLSGQTLSQSRMGLIMNGFLKIPMQFVILFIGVMVFVFYQFYQPPVVFNKVQTDKLRESEYAADFELLEEKYTANFDESKATYQELLSAIDRKDVASENQIQQELKVLKEEQKQIRDEVKELIVTNDPVAETRDTDYVFMRFVMDNLPKGVIGLLFAVIFSAAMSSSASELNSLGSTSTIDLYKRSIKKNASDKHYLHSSKFFTAFWGVGAILFATYASLFENLIQAVNLLGSLFYGTILGIFIVGFFMKWIKGQAVFIAALGSQALILLIHFRNGLGLFDFVWNIGFLWYNAIGCLAVMLFAAIGQLMVKK from the coding sequence ATGAGTTTAATCGATTGGATAGTTTTATTTGGAACCTTGGGAACCATTGCTGCTTATGGAGTTTATAAAACCTACCAACAGAACAGTTTAGATTCCTACCTGAGAGGGAAACATTCCATGAATTGGTGGACCATTGGTTTGTCAATTATGGCGACTCAAGCGTCTGCTATTACATTTTTAAGTACTCCAGGTCAGGCATATGAGGATGGAATGCGTTTTATTCAGTTCTATTTTGGATTGCCTCTGGCGATGATTATTATTTCGGTAAGCTTTATTCCTATTTACTATAAACTAAAGGTTTATACTGCTTATGAATATTTAGAAAATCGCTTTGACCTCAAGACCAGAACTTTAGCAGCCTTATTGTTTATTATTCAAAGAGGATTAGCTGCAGGGATTACGATTTATGCCCCCGCGATCATCCTATCCACTCTATTGGGCTGGAATTTAACGTGGACCAATATTTTGATAGGAACTTTGGTAATCGCTTACACGGTTTCCGGAGGTACTGAGGCGGTATCCATTACCCAAAAGCAGCAAATGGCTGTGATGATGGGAGGAATGATCCTCGCAGGAATTATAGTAATCCAAATGCTTCCTATTTCTTTTCAGGAAGCGATGCATGTAGCGGGAAAGATGGACCGCTTAAACATGGTCAATTTTGAATTTGATCTAGCGGACCGATACAATGTTTGGTCAGGGATGACTGCTGCAGTTTTTCTGTTCCTATCCTATTTTGGAACAGATCAAAGCCAAGTGCAACGCTACCTTTCTGGACAGACTCTTTCTCAAAGTAGGATGGGGCTGATTATGAATGGCTTTCTTAAAATTCCAATGCAGTTTGTCATCTTGTTTATTGGCGTGATGGTATTTGTTTTTTACCAGTTTTATCAACCTCCAGTAGTATTTAACAAAGTCCAAACCGACAAATTAAGAGAGAGTGAATATGCTGCGGATTTTGAGCTTTTAGAAGAAAAATATACTGCCAATTTTGATGAAAGTAAGGCTACGTATCAGGAATTACTTTCCGCGATCGATCGGAAAGACGTGGCATCTGAAAATCAAATTCAACAAGAATTAAAAGTTCTAAAAGAAGAACAAAAACAGATCCGGGATGAGGTCAAGGAATTAATTGTTACGAATGATCCGGTTGCTGAAACCAGAGATACAGACTACGTGTTTATGCGATTTGTCATGGATAACCTGCCCAAAGGGGTCATTGGATTATTGTTTGCTGTGATCTTCTCTGCGGCCATGTCTTCCAGTGCTTCGGAATTGAATTCATTAGGTTCTACCAGTACCATTGATTTATATAAGCGATCCATAAAAAAGAATGCTTCTGACAAGCATTATTTACATTCATCTAAATTCTTTACAGCTTTTTGGGGAGTAGGGGCGATTTTATTCGCAACCTATGCCTCTTTGTTTGAGAATCTGATACAAGCCGTTAATTTATTAGGTTCGCTATTCTATGGAACAATCCTAGGGATTTTTATTGTGGGATTTTTCATGAAGTGGATCAAAGGCCAAGCGGTTTTTATTGCCGCTTTGGGCTCTCAGGCGCTTATTCTGCTAATCCATTTTAGAAATGGCCTAGGGTTATTTGATTTTGTCTGGAACATAGGCTTTTTATGGTACAATGCGATCGGTTGTTTGGCTGTCATGTTATTTGCAGCTATTGGCCAATTGATGGTTAAAAAGTAA
- a CDS encoding DUF2911 domain-containing protein, producing the protein MPQASPSAKIAQKVGLTDVTVSYSRPSKKGRKIFGELVPYGAIWRTGANGATVLSFSTDVKIQGKDVPKGQYALYSIPDKKSWTIILSKNTKLWGAIGYNPEEDLIRFDVTPTKTKKEYETFEISFTNMTDKGADLMMAWDQTSASFHISMDSDPIVMAQIKEYVLDQDTDNPSLLYEASSYYLNTGRDLNKAYEWIQESVQTDPKYWAYHLKAKIEVALGLKTEAIESAKESIDLAEEAQNPDYVGLNERLIQSLK; encoded by the coding sequence ATGCCCCAAGCATCACCCTCTGCCAAGATTGCACAAAAAGTCGGATTAACAGACGTAACGGTATCCTACAGTCGGCCTAGTAAAAAAGGGAGGAAGATATTTGGTGAACTTGTTCCTTATGGAGCGATTTGGAGGACAGGAGCGAATGGAGCTACTGTTTTGAGCTTTTCCACAGATGTTAAAATCCAAGGGAAGGATGTTCCAAAAGGGCAGTATGCATTGTATTCTATTCCTGACAAAAAATCCTGGACTATCATTTTGTCAAAAAACACCAAACTCTGGGGAGCTATTGGGTATAATCCAGAAGAGGATCTAATCCGATTTGATGTTACCCCTACCAAGACAAAAAAAGAATATGAGACCTTCGAAATCAGTTTTACGAATATGACTGATAAAGGAGCTGACCTAATGATGGCTTGGGATCAAACCAGCGCAAGTTTCCATATTTCCATGGATTCAGACCCCATTGTTATGGCCCAGATTAAAGAATATGTTTTAGATCAGGATACTGACAACCCTTCCTTGCTCTACGAAGCTTCAAGCTATTACCTGAATACGGGAAGAGATTTAAATAAAGCCTATGAATGGATTCAGGAATCCGTACAGACTGACCCTAAATATTGGGCCTACCACTTGAAGGCTAAAATAGAAGTTGCATTGGGTCTAAAAACTGAAGCCATTGAATCTGCTAAAGAATCCATTGATTTGGCTGAGGAGGCTCAAAATCCAGATTATGTAGGTTTAAATGAACGATTGATTCAATCCCTGAAATAA
- a CDS encoding 2-hydroxyacid dehydrogenase — MSLAIICPGKNADPWIKVLKDQDPDLEVQVYPEINHPDLVEVVMLWNHPAGILSSFPNLKLISSMGAGVDHILRDKSVPENIPVVRIVDEKLTLSMTNYVIMGVLNFHRQFTRYQQDKKRKVWDMSNPEIDVKVGVMGVGALGGDVLEKLAFMGFDVVGFGFSEKEDFPYPYYSQGQLSEFLETVNVLVCLLPLTPDTEGILNIDLFKLCKKGTFLINVARGKHLIEEDLIIALDKGYLSGALLDVFRTEPLPKEHPFWEDERILFTPHIASVTNPSAAAPQVVDNIRRIQTNKPLNNLVIRKRGY, encoded by the coding sequence ATGAGTTTAGCTATTATTTGTCCAGGGAAGAACGCTGATCCTTGGATCAAGGTTTTAAAGGATCAAGACCCGGATTTAGAAGTTCAAGTCTATCCTGAAATTAATCATCCGGATTTGGTGGAAGTGGTCATGTTGTGGAACCACCCAGCAGGTATTCTTTCATCTTTTCCAAATTTAAAATTGATCAGTTCCATGGGAGCAGGAGTCGATCATATTTTGAGAGATAAATCTGTGCCAGAAAATATTCCAGTGGTAAGAATTGTGGATGAAAAATTAACATTATCCATGACTAATTATGTCATCATGGGGGTATTGAATTTTCATCGGCAGTTTACAAGGTATCAACAAGATAAAAAGCGGAAAGTTTGGGATATGAGCAATCCCGAAATAGACGTTAAAGTTGGTGTGATGGGAGTGGGAGCTCTGGGGGGTGATGTATTGGAAAAACTTGCATTTATGGGATTTGATGTGGTCGGTTTTGGGTTCTCAGAAAAAGAGGATTTTCCATATCCCTATTATTCCCAGGGCCAATTGAGTGAATTTTTAGAAACAGTAAATGTACTTGTTTGTCTTTTGCCTTTGACACCCGATACAGAAGGGATTTTAAATATTGATTTATTTAAACTTTGTAAGAAAGGAACCTTTCTGATTAATGTAGCAAGAGGGAAACATTTAATAGAGGAGGACTTGATCATCGCCTTGGATAAGGGGTACCTCTCTGGTGCGCTTTTGGATGTATTCAGAACGGAGCCTCTGCCCAAAGAGCATCCTTTTTGGGAGGATGAAAGGATTCTATTCACGCCACATATTGCCAGCGTAACCAATCCTAGTGCTGCTGCTCCACAGGTGGTAGATAACATACGAAGAATACAAACCAACAAGCCATTGAATAACCTTGTTATTCGAAAAAGAGGCTATTAA
- a CDS encoding universal stress protein — MSKTFTIICPTDFSECSLNAIEYAAKLGEFYQADLLLFHVLNKKDYEKLSPLDSKGYHQEEFIKEKMINLQQAILKESLPKGLKSCLISYKNGKIVPSTLAETEHIKADMIVMGTEGTNDLREHIIGSKTSKIVEEASTDVFVVPRKVFFKKPRKMVYASDYLEEDKIAIQKVIEMAQFFDSEIDIVHVSSTHKAIDKSLHKEMVNEISPFVKYDKVSFVLKSYRDDLALGLENYLQTSKGDVLVTLSKKKSFFDQIFAKNLSKKMAYFINKPLWVIKSL; from the coding sequence ATGTCCAAAACTTTTACAATTATTTGCCCTACAGATTTTTCAGAATGTTCTTTAAATGCAATTGAATATGCAGCAAAATTGGGGGAGTTTTACCAAGCAGACTTGCTGCTTTTCCATGTTTTAAATAAAAAGGACTATGAAAAGCTTTCACCTTTGGATTCGAAAGGTTACCATCAAGAAGAATTCATCAAAGAAAAAATGATCAATCTCCAGCAAGCTATTTTAAAGGAGAGTTTACCTAAGGGATTAAAAAGCTGCTTGATCTCCTATAAAAATGGAAAGATTGTTCCCTCAACTTTGGCGGAGACAGAACACATCAAAGCAGATATGATAGTGATGGGGACTGAAGGGACTAATGATTTAAGAGAGCATATTATAGGTTCGAAAACCAGTAAAATTGTTGAGGAAGCCAGTACAGATGTATTTGTGGTTCCAAGAAAAGTATTTTTCAAAAAGCCCCGAAAAATGGTATATGCATCTGATTATCTGGAAGAGGATAAAATTGCCATTCAAAAGGTCATAGAAATGGCTCAGTTTTTTGATTCTGAGATCGATATAGTCCATGTAAGTAGTACCCACAAAGCCATTGATAAATCTCTGCATAAAGAAATGGTCAATGAAATCTCTCCATTTGTAAAATATGATAAAGTCAGTTTTGTACTGAAATCCTATCGGGATGACTTGGCTTTGGGTTTGGAAAATTACCTGCAAACTTCCAAAGGGGATGTTTTGGTAACATTGAGTAAAAAGAAATCTTTTTTTGATCAGATCTTCGCAAAAAATCTTTCAAAAAAAATGGCTTATTTCATCAATAAGCCATTATGGGTCATCAAATCTCTTTAA
- a CDS encoding tetratricopeptide repeat protein: MTFEAGIELYKAGKFEEALSLFNSLISNSEKNPEFHLFRGRILSRLGKTQEAMADFDIIIELDPYNTNYISDRAVVLHLLKRDEEALAEFDRAANLDPKNPYRYSSRAYFKDRIGDLKGAIEDYEKAIELDPEDAVSFNNKGLVEEKLGYKERSQKSFQKADDLVGRPQPESKPETPPTPPIENTGKAPNEPQEIPKKITVSYYFRTLGSLFTDPKTRSEFKDFIQGIFKKK, encoded by the coding sequence ATGACTTTCGAGGCAGGAATAGAATTATACAAAGCAGGTAAATTTGAAGAGGCACTGTCCCTCTTTAATAGCTTGATATCCAATTCAGAGAAAAATCCAGAATTTCACCTTTTCAGGGGTAGGATATTATCTAGATTAGGAAAAACCCAAGAGGCAATGGCCGATTTTGATATCATCATTGAGTTAGACCCCTACAATACAAATTATATCTCAGATAGAGCAGTAGTTCTTCATCTATTGAAAAGAGATGAAGAAGCTTTGGCAGAATTTGATCGTGCCGCAAATCTTGACCCTAAAAACCCTTACAGGTATAGCAGCAGGGCATACTTTAAAGATAGAATCGGGGATCTTAAAGGAGCGATTGAAGATTATGAAAAAGCAATTGAGTTAGATCCAGAAGATGCAGTTTCCTTCAACAATAAGGGACTTGTCGAAGAGAAACTAGGTTACAAAGAACGTTCTCAAAAAAGCTTTCAAAAAGCAGATGACCTGGTAGGCAGGCCTCAACCTGAATCAAAACCTGAAACACCTCCTACCCCTCCTATAGAAAACACAGGAAAAGCTCCTAATGAACCTCAGGAAATTCCTAAAAAGATCACTGTATCTTATTATTTCCGAACATTGGGATCACTTTTTACAGATCCGAAGACACGGTCAGAATTCAAAGATTTTATCCAAGGAATTTTTAAAAAGAAATAG